The following coding sequences are from one Mycobacterium bourgelatii window:
- a CDS encoding oxidoreductase, translating to MATNIALIGPGAVGTTVAALLHKAGHSLLLCGRTPREGLELRPDGADPILVPGPVHADPAEVSGPVEVVILAVKATQNDAAHDWLARLCDENTVVCVLQNGVEQVEQVQPHCPSSTVVPGTVWFAAETQPEGWVRLRGDALLVLPTGPAAESLAALLGDAGCRVTCDPDFTTVVWRKLVLNALAGFMALTGRRSGMFRRDDIAELSRRYVAECLAVARAEGANLPDDLIEELVGGFRAAPEDMTTSILSDREAHRPLEWDLRNGVIIRKARPHGLATPISDVVVPLLAAGSDGPG from the coding sequence ATCGCTACGAACATCGCGCTGATCGGTCCCGGCGCCGTCGGAACGACGGTGGCCGCGCTGTTGCACAAAGCCGGCCATTCGCTGCTGCTATGCGGCCGGACGCCACGTGAGGGACTAGAACTGCGGCCAGACGGCGCGGACCCGATCCTCGTGCCCGGGCCGGTCCACGCCGACCCCGCCGAGGTGAGCGGCCCGGTCGAGGTGGTGATCCTGGCCGTCAAAGCCACCCAGAACGACGCCGCCCACGACTGGTTGGCTCGGTTGTGCGATGAAAACACGGTGGTCTGCGTGTTGCAGAACGGAGTCGAACAAGTCGAGCAGGTCCAGCCGCACTGCCCGTCCTCCACCGTCGTTCCCGGCACAGTGTGGTTCGCCGCCGAAACGCAGCCCGAGGGCTGGGTACGTTTGCGCGGCGACGCCCTACTGGTACTGCCCACCGGGCCGGCCGCTGAGTCGCTGGCCGCGTTGCTGGGCGACGCGGGCTGCCGGGTCACCTGCGACCCCGACTTCACCACCGTGGTGTGGCGCAAACTCGTCCTCAACGCTTTGGCCGGCTTCATGGCACTGACCGGCCGGCGCTCCGGAATGTTCCGCCGCGACGACATCGCGGAGCTGTCTCGCCGCTACGTCGCCGAATGTCTTGCGGTCGCCCGCGCCGAGGGAGCCAACCTGCCGGACGATCTGATCGAAGAGTTGGTCGGCGGTTTCCGCGCGGCTCCCGAAGACATGACGACGTCGATCCTGAGCGACCGGGAGGCTCACCGGCCGCTGGAATGGGACCTGCGCAACGGGGTGATCATCCGCAAGGCTCGGCCCCACGGTCTGGCCACCCCGATCAGTGATGTCGTGGTGCCGCTGTTGGCGGCGGGGAGCGACGGGCCCGGATAA
- the aspS gene encoding aspartate--tRNA ligase, protein MLRSHAAGALRDSDAGQQVTLAGWVARRRDHGGVIFIDLRDASGVTQVVFRAPEVLDQAHRLRAEFCIAVQGVVEIRPEGNANPEIATGDIEVNATSLTVLGECAPLPFQLDEPAGEELRLKYRYLDLRRDGPAAAIRLRSKVNAAARAVLAKHDFVEIETPTITRSTPEGARDFLVPSRLHPGSFYALPQSPQLFKQLLMVAGMERYYQIARCYRDEDFRADRQPEFTQLDMELSFVDAEDVIAISEEILSALWALIGYDIPTPIPRITYADAMRRFGSDKPDLRFGLELVECKEFFKDTEFRVFQAPYVGAVVMPGGASQPRRTLDGWQEWAKQRGHRGLAYVLVGEDGTLGGPVAKNLTDAERDGLAAHVGAKPGDCIFFSAGAVKSSRALLGAARIEVANRLGLIDPDDWKFVWVVDPPLFEPAEDATASGDVAVGSGAWTAVHHAFTAPKPEWENSIESDPGGVLADAYDIVCNGNEIGGGSIRIHRRDIQERVFGVMGLNKAEAEEKFGFLLEAFTFGAPPHGGIAFGWDRINALLSGTDSIRDVIAFPKTGGGVDPLTEAPAPITAQQRKESGIDVKPK, encoded by the coding sequence GTGCTGCGCAGCCACGCCGCGGGTGCACTTCGGGACAGCGACGCCGGGCAGCAGGTGACCTTGGCCGGGTGGGTGGCTCGCCGCCGCGACCACGGTGGGGTCATCTTCATCGATCTGCGCGACGCGTCCGGCGTCACGCAGGTCGTGTTCCGCGCCCCAGAGGTACTCGACCAAGCGCACCGTCTGCGCGCCGAATTCTGCATCGCGGTGCAGGGAGTCGTCGAGATCCGGCCGGAAGGCAACGCCAACCCGGAAATCGCCACCGGGGACATCGAGGTCAACGCCACTTCGCTGACGGTTCTGGGCGAATGCGCGCCGCTGCCGTTCCAACTGGACGAACCCGCCGGCGAAGAATTGCGCCTCAAGTACCGCTACCTGGACCTGCGCCGCGACGGCCCCGCCGCGGCAATTCGGCTGCGCTCCAAGGTGAATGCCGCAGCACGCGCGGTGCTGGCCAAACACGACTTCGTCGAGATCGAGACGCCGACGATCACCCGGTCCACGCCGGAGGGGGCGCGCGACTTCCTGGTGCCGTCCCGGTTGCATCCCGGTTCGTTCTACGCGCTGCCGCAGAGCCCCCAGTTGTTCAAGCAGCTGCTGATGGTGGCCGGGATGGAGCGCTACTACCAGATCGCTCGCTGCTACCGCGACGAAGACTTCCGAGCGGACCGCCAACCGGAATTCACCCAGCTCGACATGGAGCTCAGCTTCGTCGACGCCGAGGACGTCATTGCGATCTCCGAGGAGATCCTGAGCGCGTTGTGGGCGTTGATCGGCTACGACATCCCGACGCCGATCCCGCGGATCACCTACGCCGACGCCATGCGCCGGTTCGGTTCGGACAAGCCCGACCTGCGCTTCGGCCTGGAACTCGTCGAATGCAAAGAGTTCTTCAAGGACACCGAATTCCGCGTCTTCCAGGCACCGTACGTCGGCGCGGTCGTGATGCCCGGCGGCGCATCGCAGCCGCGGCGCACGCTGGACGGCTGGCAGGAGTGGGCCAAACAGCGCGGCCACCGTGGGCTGGCCTACGTCCTGGTCGGAGAGGACGGCACCCTGGGTGGTCCCGTTGCCAAGAACCTGACGGACGCCGAACGGGACGGCCTGGCCGCGCACGTCGGGGCTAAGCCGGGGGACTGCATCTTCTTCTCGGCGGGTGCGGTGAAGTCGTCGCGCGCGCTGCTGGGCGCGGCTCGCATCGAGGTCGCCAACCGGTTGGGCTTGATCGACCCCGACGATTGGAAGTTCGTCTGGGTGGTCGACCCGCCGCTGTTCGAACCGGCCGAGGATGCGACGGCTTCTGGTGACGTCGCGGTTGGCTCGGGGGCATGGACGGCGGTGCACCATGCCTTCACCGCGCCGAAGCCGGAGTGGGAGAACAGCATTGAGTCCGACCCCGGCGGCGTGCTGGCCGACGCCTACGACATTGTGTGCAACGGCAACGAGATTGGCGGCGGCTCAATTCGTATCCACCGGCGCGACATTCAGGAGCGCGTGTTCGGCGTGATGGGTTTGAACAAGGCCGAGGCGGAGGAGAAATTCGGCTTTCTGTTGGAGGCGTTCACGTTTGGGGCGCCGCCGCACGGTGGGATCGCGTTCGGCTGGGACCGAATCAACGCCCTGTTGTCCGGGACCGATTCGATCCGCGATGTGATCGCGTTCCCCAAGACGGGCGGCGGCGTCGACCCGCTGACCGAAGCGCCCGCACCCATCACCGCTCAGCAGCGCAAGGAATCAGGAATAGACGTCAAACCCAAATAG
- a CDS encoding nitroreductase family deazaflavin-dependent oxidoreductase, which yields MTSETLDPAMVQAFNKNLIEEFRANGGKVGGQFANADLLLLTTTGAKSGQPRISPLAYFRIDGKLLIVGSFGGSDVNPAWVHNLRANPRAHIEVGTDAYDVVAHELSPQERDEFYPKLTALVPVFGEYQAKTSRVIPVFELQRA from the coding sequence ATGACCTCAGAAACGTTAGACCCCGCCATGGTGCAGGCCTTCAACAAGAACCTCATCGAAGAATTCCGGGCCAACGGAGGAAAGGTCGGCGGCCAGTTCGCCAACGCCGACCTGCTGCTGCTCACCACCACTGGCGCCAAGTCCGGCCAACCACGGATATCTCCGCTGGCCTATTTCCGCATCGACGGAAAGCTGCTCATTGTGGGCTCATTCGGCGGTTCCGACGTCAACCCGGCGTGGGTGCACAATCTGCGGGCCAACCCGCGCGCGCACATCGAGGTGGGCACCGACGCCTACGACGTGGTCGCTCACGAACTGTCGCCGCAGGAGCGTGACGAGTTCTATCCGAAGCTGACCGCCCTGGTGCCGGTCTTCGGCGAATACCAGGCGAAGACCAGTCGCGTGATTCCGGTATTTGAGTTGCAGCGCGCCTAG
- a CDS encoding FUSC family protein, whose product MNTLRFGSAAVHRLRTALWPITQTSVAAGLAWYITHDVLHHRQPFFAPISAVVCMSATNVLRSRRAVQMIVGVTLGIVMGAAVHGLHGSVSIAMGLAVFVSLCVALLLGRGFIAQGLMFVNQTAVSAVLVLAFTPSGEIVAERLFDAFVGGGLALVFAILLFPADPRVMLRNARSAVLTGVHDTLIEVARMAENREPVAPEWPLSVFERMHNEVGGLIEARETADLVVRRTPRWWGARKTIRTVNQQSARLGMLVSGVLHVARAVTWRLNGPVPEPLRVALAELAAGTALADEDPAAASEHVAAARSEAVKMQESAQNRSQAVLADIVYACTEDLQRVIEVPSR is encoded by the coding sequence ATGAACACCTTGCGGTTCGGTTCCGCGGCTGTCCATCGCTTGCGCACCGCGCTGTGGCCTATCACCCAGACGTCGGTCGCCGCCGGACTCGCGTGGTACATCACTCACGACGTGCTGCACCACCGGCAGCCGTTCTTCGCGCCGATCTCCGCAGTGGTGTGCATGTCGGCGACCAATGTGTTGCGCAGCCGACGAGCGGTGCAGATGATTGTGGGCGTCACGCTGGGCATCGTCATGGGTGCCGCCGTGCACGGCCTGCACGGGTCAGTGTCGATCGCCATGGGACTGGCGGTGTTCGTGTCGTTGTGCGTCGCGCTGCTGCTCGGACGCGGCTTCATCGCTCAGGGGCTGATGTTCGTCAACCAGACGGCGGTCTCCGCGGTACTGGTCCTGGCGTTTACCCCGAGCGGTGAGATCGTCGCCGAACGGCTCTTCGACGCCTTCGTCGGCGGCGGGCTGGCCCTGGTGTTCGCCATCCTGTTGTTCCCGGCCGACCCGCGTGTGATGCTCCGCAACGCGCGCTCGGCCGTGTTGACGGGCGTGCACGACACCCTGATCGAGGTGGCGAGGATGGCCGAGAACCGTGAACCCGTCGCGCCCGAATGGCCGCTGTCCGTGTTCGAACGAATGCACAACGAGGTGGGCGGCCTGATCGAGGCCCGCGAGACGGCCGACTTGGTGGTACGCAGAACACCGCGCTGGTGGGGCGCCCGCAAGACGATCCGCACGGTCAACCAGCAGTCCGCGCGACTCGGCATGCTGGTCAGCGGTGTCTTGCATGTGGCCCGCGCCGTCACCTGGCGCCTGAACGGACCCGTCCCGGAACCCCTGCGCGTGGCGCTCGCCGAGCTCGCCGCGGGAACGGCCCTCGCCGACGAGGATCCCGCGGCAGCTTCGGAGCACGTCGCCGCCGCACGAAGCGAAGCGGTCAAGATGCAGGAATCGGCACAGAACCGGAGCCAGGCGGTGCTGGCCGACATCGTCTATGCCTGCACGGAAGACCTGCAGCGGGTGATCGAAGTGCCCAGCCGCTAG
- a CDS encoding MmcQ/YjbR family DNA-binding protein: MATWEDVARIVNGLPLTAETAPHDWRVGKKLLAWERPLRKSDREALTRAGSEIPTGDILGVRVSDEGVKFALIADEPDVYFTTPHFNGYPAVLVLLAEIDPVALEELITEAWLVQAPKRLVQEFLAKSS, translated from the coding sequence GTGGCCACCTGGGAAGACGTTGCACGCATAGTCAACGGGCTTCCGCTCACCGCCGAAACGGCGCCGCACGACTGGCGAGTCGGCAAGAAATTGCTGGCGTGGGAGCGGCCGCTGCGCAAGTCCGACCGGGAGGCGCTGACCCGGGCCGGGTCGGAGATACCGACCGGCGACATCCTCGGGGTCCGGGTTTCGGATGAAGGCGTCAAGTTCGCGCTCATTGCCGACGAACCGGACGTGTACTTCACCACGCCGCATTTCAACGGCTACCCGGCCGTGTTGGTCCTGCTCGCAGAGATCGATCCCGTCGCGCTTGAAGAACTGATCACCGAGGCGTGGCTGGTGCAGGCCCCGAAGCGACTGGTGCAGGAGTTCCTGGCCAAATCATCCTGA
- a CDS encoding esterase/lipase family protein → MHRHEIKSLADLAGEGTRVVTKLVRDMHGGIATRVFTSIGPVAKPVEVVHNATAAVTYTLVDHAIRGSLYGAGALAAEAYGDPGAAPETVQARPRVAGPLAAINGIYGDELTNRKNAFALTMQIRRRRQPVELSADSIATAFPKATGRISVFMHGWCLTERSWWRAPRTGEALRPYGKRLRSDLGFTPVYLRYNTGLHISQNGQSLADLLERLQAIWPVPVEEIALVGHSMGGLVARSACHYGLGQQHSWTDKVRRVVCLGSPHLGADLEKGVNVAAWALAKLPETRAIASFLNTRSAGVKDLRFGALLDEDWRDCDPDEFLRDRCAEVPFLPNAVYHFVASSAAPRAIGLLVGDHLVRPRSASGRGRSRNVPFESTHGLTLTGLNHFDLLNHPLVYDKLRHWLDQPATMPDRGSAI, encoded by the coding sequence ATGCACCGACACGAAATCAAATCACTCGCCGATCTCGCCGGCGAGGGCACCCGCGTGGTGACCAAGCTGGTCCGCGACATGCACGGCGGAATCGCGACCCGGGTGTTCACTTCGATAGGACCGGTGGCCAAGCCCGTCGAGGTCGTCCACAACGCCACGGCGGCGGTTACCTACACCCTGGTCGACCATGCCATTCGGGGCTCGCTGTACGGGGCCGGCGCGCTGGCCGCCGAGGCGTACGGCGACCCCGGCGCCGCCCCGGAAACTGTTCAGGCGCGTCCGAGGGTGGCCGGCCCGCTTGCGGCGATCAACGGCATCTACGGCGACGAACTGACCAACCGGAAGAACGCATTCGCGCTGACCATGCAGATCCGGCGGCGTCGGCAACCGGTCGAGCTTTCCGCCGACTCCATCGCCACGGCGTTCCCGAAGGCGACCGGACGCATATCGGTGTTCATGCACGGCTGGTGTCTCACCGAACGGTCGTGGTGGCGCGCTCCGCGCACCGGGGAGGCGTTGCGCCCGTACGGCAAACGGCTGCGTTCCGACCTCGGCTTCACACCGGTGTACCTGCGCTACAACACCGGTTTGCACATCTCACAGAACGGCCAGTCCCTGGCCGACCTGCTGGAGCGACTGCAGGCAATCTGGCCGGTTCCGGTGGAAGAGATTGCGTTGGTCGGCCACTCGATGGGCGGACTGGTGGCGCGCAGCGCCTGCCATTACGGGCTCGGTCAGCAGCATTCATGGACGGACAAAGTGCGGCGCGTCGTCTGTCTCGGTTCGCCGCATCTGGGCGCCGACCTGGAGAAGGGGGTCAACGTTGCCGCTTGGGCGCTGGCCAAACTGCCGGAGACGCGCGCGATCGCATCTTTCCTGAACACGCGCAGCGCCGGCGTCAAAGACTTGCGGTTCGGAGCATTGCTCGACGAAGACTGGCGCGACTGCGACCCGGACGAGTTCCTCCGGGATCGCTGCGCCGAAGTGCCGTTCCTCCCGAACGCGGTGTACCACTTCGTCGCAAGTTCCGCGGCACCACGCGCGATCGGCCTTCTCGTCGGGGACCACCTGGTGCGTCCGCGTAGCGCGTCCGGACGCGGTCGCTCCCGCAACGTTCCATTCGAATCCACCCACGGGCTGACGCTGACCGGGTTGAATCACTTCGACCTGCTCAACCATCCGTTGGTCTACGACAAGCTGCGGCATTGGCTGGATCAGCCGGCAACAATGCCCGACCGGGGTTCGGCGATCTGA
- a CDS encoding transglutaminase family protein, with protein MSDPLSAPLPDRSAVHRYRVTHRTQYRYSDVVTSSYGRGFLTPRNSQRQRCIAHKLTIDPAPADFSTSRDEYGNIRSYFHVTEPHQVLTVTSDSIVDVAPVGAGVYTSGPALQPWEAARPTGLQGALATDFVLDLNPPEITDGVREYAAPSFVPGRPLVEVLRDLASRIFNDFTYRSGATTISTRVNEVLAAREGVCQDFARLAIACLRANGLAACYVSGYLATDPPPGKDRMIGADATHAWASVWTPQQPGQFEWLGLDPTNDQLVDERYIVVGRGRDYADVPPLRGIIYTNSEQSVIDVAVDVVPYEGDVLNA; from the coding sequence CTGTCTGACCCCTTGTCGGCCCCCCTCCCTGACCGGTCCGCAGTTCATCGCTACCGGGTCACGCACCGCACGCAGTATCGCTATTCCGACGTCGTGACCAGCTCTTACGGGCGTGGGTTCCTCACCCCGCGGAACTCGCAGCGACAGCGGTGCATCGCGCACAAGCTGACCATCGACCCCGCGCCCGCCGACTTTTCCACCAGTCGCGACGAGTACGGCAACATCAGGTCCTACTTCCATGTCACCGAGCCGCACCAGGTCCTGACGGTGACCAGCGACTCAATCGTGGACGTCGCGCCGGTGGGTGCCGGGGTGTACACCAGCGGCCCCGCGCTGCAACCTTGGGAAGCCGCACGGCCCACCGGGCTGCAGGGGGCGCTCGCAACCGACTTCGTGCTGGACCTCAATCCGCCCGAGATCACCGACGGGGTGCGCGAGTACGCGGCGCCCAGTTTCGTGCCGGGGCGGCCGCTGGTCGAGGTGTTGCGCGATCTCGCGTCCCGCATCTTCAACGACTTCACCTACCGCTCGGGGGCTACGACGATTTCTACTCGGGTAAATGAGGTTCTGGCGGCCCGGGAAGGGGTATGTCAAGACTTCGCGAGGCTGGCAATCGCCTGCCTGCGGGCCAATGGCCTGGCCGCGTGCTACGTGTCCGGCTACTTGGCTACTGACCCTCCTCCCGGAAAGGATCGAATGATCGGAGCGGACGCTACCCACGCCTGGGCATCGGTGTGGACGCCGCAGCAGCCAGGTCAGTTCGAATGGTTGGGGCTAGACCCCACCAATGACCAACTCGTTGACGAGCGCTACATCGTGGTCGGGCGCGGTCGTGACTACGCGGATGTGCCGCCACTGCGCGGCATCATCTACACCAACTCGGAACAAAGCGTGATCGACGTCGCTGTCGACGTCGTGCCCTATGAAGGTGATGTGCTCAATGCGTGA
- a CDS encoding zinc-binding metallopeptidase family protein, translating into MRDFHCPTCGQRLTFENSECLACGSALGFSLEQMALLVISKGDDSEHAGAVAASDYQLCANLYLAECNWLVPVDQPGGLCASCALTSERPNDNDKVGLAEFARAEAAKRRLVAELHELKLPIIGRDQDPDYGLAFRLLSSAHEQVLTGHENGVITLDLAEGDDVHREQLRAELDEPYRTLLGHFRHEVGHYYFYRLIRSPEYLRRFNELFGDPDADYQQALDRHYSEGPPDEWQQNYVSSYATMHPAEDWAETFAHYLHIRDTLDTSAWCGFAPATATFDRTIVGPSAFQTIIDMWLPVSWSLNMVNRSMGHDDLYPFVLPPAVLEKMQFIHNVIDEVTAAAHGQAVA; encoded by the coding sequence ATGCGTGATTTCCACTGTCCCACTTGCGGTCAACGCCTGACCTTCGAAAACTCGGAGTGTCTGGCCTGCGGCAGTGCCCTCGGATTTTCGCTCGAACAGATGGCGCTGTTGGTGATCTCGAAAGGCGACGACAGCGAGCACGCTGGCGCCGTGGCGGCCAGCGACTATCAACTGTGCGCCAATCTATATCTGGCCGAATGCAATTGGCTGGTCCCGGTCGATCAACCCGGCGGGCTGTGCGCGTCGTGCGCGCTCACCAGTGAACGGCCCAACGACAACGACAAGGTAGGCCTGGCTGAATTCGCCCGGGCCGAGGCGGCCAAGCGGCGGCTGGTGGCCGAGTTGCACGAGCTCAAGCTGCCGATCATCGGACGTGACCAGGACCCCGATTACGGCCTGGCGTTCCGGCTGCTGTCCAGCGCACACGAGCAAGTGCTGACGGGCCACGAGAACGGCGTCATCACACTGGATCTGGCCGAGGGGGACGACGTCCACCGCGAGCAGTTGCGGGCGGAGCTGGACGAACCGTACCGAACCCTGCTCGGGCACTTCCGGCACGAGGTCGGCCACTACTACTTCTACCGCCTCATCAGGTCGCCCGAATACCTGCGGCGGTTCAACGAATTGTTCGGCGATCCCGATGCCGACTACCAGCAGGCGCTGGACCGGCACTACAGCGAGGGGCCGCCGGACGAGTGGCAGCAAAACTACGTGTCGTCCTACGCGACCATGCACCCCGCGGAGGACTGGGCCGAGACCTTCGCCCACTACCTGCACATCCGCGACACCCTGGACACCTCGGCGTGGTGCGGTTTTGCCCCTGCCACGGCAACGTTCGATCGGACGATAGTGGGCCCCAGCGCCTTTCAGACCATCATCGACATGTGGCTGCCGGTGTCGTGGTCACTGAACATGGTGAACCGGTCGATGGGCCACGACGACCTGTATCCCTTCGTGTTGCCGCCGGCGGTACTGGAGAAGATGCAGTTCATCCACAACGTCATCGACGAGGTCACCGCAGCCGCGCACGGGCAGGCCGTCGCCTAG
- a CDS encoding circularly permuted type 2 ATP-grasp protein produces the protein MASSVREAARSGTSASHVADRYDVDRLLAGYRTARAQEALFDLRDGPGVGYDEFVDRDGNVRPGWEELADAIGERGRSGLDLLRSVVHDLIDHDGITYTEADSAEPGQWTLDTLPVVVSADDWHVLETGVVQRSRLLNAVLADLYGPRRVLLEGILPPELLFAHPGYIRAANGIQVPGHHQLFMHACDISRLSNGGFQVNADWTQAPSGAGYALADRRVIAHALPELYERIGPRPTTPFAQALRLALIDAAPDVAQDPVVVVLSPGIFSETAFDQAYLATLLGFPLVESADLVVRDGKLWMRSLGTLKRVDVVLRRVDAEYADPLDLRADSRLGVVGLVEALHRGTVTVVNTLGSGILESPGLLRFLPQLAERLLGEAPMLPTAPVYWGGIANERSHILANLSRLLIKPTTGGETLVGPTLSSAQLSQLAARIESMPWQWVGQELPTFSSAPSDHAGVLASAPVGMRLFTVAQRSGYAPMIGGLGYVLAPGPATYTLKTVAAKDVWVRPTERALAETVTLPSVVQPAKTGAGTWAISSPRVLSDLFWMGRYGERAENMARLLIVTRERYHVFRHHQDTEESECVPVLMSALGRITGTDLGVPHEGVDQEGDQKHDKHELIAVTPSTLWSMTVDPVRPGSLAQSVEGLALAARAVRDQLSNDTWMVLAGVERAVAHKSDPPQSLAEADALLSSAQAQTLAGMLTLAGVASESMVRDVGWTMMDIGKRIERGLWLTALLQDTLSTVRSPEAEQAITEATLVACESSVIYRRRTLGKVSVAAVTELMLFDAQNPRSLVYQLDRIRTNLKNLPSSSGSSRPERLAEEILTNLRRSDPAELEEVNEDGKRSELAELLSTIHTELRDLSDIITATQLTLPGGMQPLWGPDERRVMPA, from the coding sequence ATGGCCTCCTCCGTCAGGGAGGCAGCGCGCAGCGGCACGAGCGCGTCTCATGTCGCCGACCGCTACGACGTCGACCGGCTGCTGGCCGGCTATCGCACCGCCCGTGCCCAGGAAGCGCTCTTCGATCTGCGGGACGGTCCGGGCGTCGGCTACGACGAGTTCGTCGACCGAGACGGGAACGTCCGGCCGGGCTGGGAGGAGCTGGCCGACGCGATCGGCGAGCGCGGCAGGTCCGGACTGGATCTGCTGCGTTCCGTGGTGCACGACCTCATCGACCACGACGGCATCACCTACACCGAGGCCGACTCTGCGGAGCCGGGCCAGTGGACGCTGGACACCCTACCGGTGGTGGTGTCGGCCGACGACTGGCACGTGCTGGAAACCGGTGTGGTGCAGCGGTCGCGGCTGCTCAACGCGGTGCTGGCCGACCTGTACGGGCCCCGTCGCGTGCTGCTCGAGGGCATCCTGCCACCGGAGCTGCTGTTCGCCCATCCCGGTTACATCCGCGCCGCCAACGGAATTCAGGTGCCGGGACACCACCAGCTGTTCATGCACGCCTGTGACATCAGCCGGCTGTCGAACGGCGGTTTCCAGGTCAACGCCGACTGGACCCAGGCGCCCTCGGGAGCCGGTTATGCGCTGGCCGACCGGCGGGTCATCGCCCACGCGCTGCCAGAGCTCTACGAGCGGATCGGGCCCCGGCCGACGACGCCATTCGCCCAGGCGTTGCGGCTGGCATTGATCGACGCGGCGCCTGACGTCGCGCAAGACCCGGTGGTGGTGGTACTGAGCCCCGGCATCTTTTCCGAGACGGCGTTCGACCAGGCGTATCTGGCTACACTGCTTGGCTTTCCGCTGGTGGAGAGCGCGGACTTGGTGGTGCGCGACGGCAAGTTGTGGATGCGCTCGCTGGGCACACTGAAACGCGTCGATGTCGTGTTGCGCCGGGTCGACGCCGAATACGCGGACCCGTTGGATCTGCGAGCCGACTCCAGGCTCGGCGTGGTCGGCCTGGTGGAGGCGCTGCATCGCGGAACCGTGACCGTCGTCAACACCTTGGGCAGCGGCATCTTGGAAAGCCCTGGGCTGCTGCGGTTCCTGCCGCAACTGGCCGAGCGTTTGCTCGGGGAAGCCCCGATGCTGCCCACCGCGCCGGTCTACTGGGGCGGCATCGCGAACGAACGCTCACACATCTTGGCCAATCTCTCACGCCTGCTGATCAAACCCACAACTGGCGGGGAAACGCTTGTCGGGCCGACCCTTTCGTCGGCGCAGCTTTCCCAGTTGGCCGCGCGGATCGAAAGCATGCCCTGGCAGTGGGTCGGTCAGGAGTTGCCGACGTTCTCGTCGGCGCCGTCCGACCATGCGGGTGTGTTGGCCTCGGCGCCGGTCGGCATGCGGTTGTTCACGGTCGCCCAGCGCAGCGGATATGCACCCATGATCGGCGGGCTGGGCTACGTGCTGGCGCCGGGACCCGCCACGTACACATTGAAGACCGTTGCCGCGAAGGATGTTTGGGTCCGACCCACCGAGCGGGCGCTGGCCGAGACGGTGACCCTTCCGTCGGTGGTGCAACCCGCCAAGACCGGGGCGGGCACGTGGGCGATCAGCTCGCCGCGCGTGCTGTCCGACTTGTTCTGGATGGGACGTTACGGCGAGCGTGCCGAGAACATGGCGCGTCTGCTCATCGTCACCCGCGAGCGTTACCACGTCTTCCGGCATCACCAGGACACCGAGGAAAGCGAGTGCGTGCCGGTCCTGATGTCGGCGCTGGGCCGCATCACCGGAACCGACCTCGGCGTCCCGCACGAAGGTGTCGATCAGGAGGGCGACCAGAAGCACGACAAGCACGAACTGATCGCCGTCACCCCCTCGACGCTGTGGTCGATGACCGTCGACCCGGTGCGGCCGGGGTCGCTGGCCCAGTCGGTGGAAGGGCTCGCCCTGGCGGCCAGGGCGGTGCGTGACCAGCTGTCCAACGACACGTGGATGGTGCTGGCCGGCGTGGAGCGCGCGGTGGCGCACAAGTCCGATCCGCCTCAGTCGCTCGCGGAGGCCGATGCGTTGCTGTCATCGGCTCAAGCACAGACGTTGGCCGGGATGCTGACGCTGGCGGGCGTGGCCAGCGAATCGATGGTGCGCGATGTGGGTTGGACGATGATGGACATCGGCAAACGCATCGAACGTGGCCTGTGGTTGACCGCGTTGCTGCAAGACACGTTGAGCACCGTCCGCAGCCCGGAAGCCGAGCAAGCCATCACCGAAGCCACCCTGGTCGCGTGCGAATCGTCGGTCATCTATCGGCGCCGAACCCTGGGCAAGGTCAGCGTCGCTGCGGTGACCGAACTGATGCTGTTCGACGCGCAGAACCCGCGGTCGCTGGTGTACCAGCTGGACCGGATACGCACCAACCTCAAGAACCTGCCCAGCTCGTCGGGATCCTCACGGCCGGAGCGGTTGGCCGAAGAAATCCTCACCAACCTGCGCCGATCCGATCCCGCCGAGCTGGAAGAGGTCAACGAGGACGGAAAGCGGTCGGAGTTGGCCGAGCTGCTCAGCACGATCCACACCGAGCTCCGCGACCTGTCCGACATCATCACCGCAACGCAGTTGACACTGCCCGGCGGCATGCAGCCACTGTGGGGGCCCGACGAACGCCGGGTGATGCCCGCCTAG